A single Acidobacteriota bacterium DNA region contains:
- a CDS encoding glycine/sarcosine/betaine reductase selenoprotein B family protein, whose amino-acid sequence MVRLSDMAEVEAAHVAAKECLPFATRPWVEGPPLAERRVALVTSAGLHRVGDQAFSTVDLSYRVIPGSISTSDLTMTHSSVHFDRTGFREDVNVVFPLDRLRELESEGEIGSVADFHYSLMGAGWPPEAIEPTVRELAARLREDEVEAVCLCPV is encoded by the coding sequence ATGGTCCGACTGTCCGACATGGCCGAAGTCGAAGCCGCTCACGTGGCGGCGAAGGAGTGCCTGCCGTTCGCGACTCGGCCGTGGGTCGAGGGTCCGCCGCTGGCGGAGCGGCGGGTGGCGCTCGTGACTTCGGCCGGCCTTCACCGGGTGGGCGATCAGGCCTTCTCGACGGTCGACCTGAGCTACCGGGTGATTCCCGGCTCGATCTCGACCAGCGACCTGACGATGACGCACTCGTCCGTCCACTTCGACCGGACCGGTTTCCGGGAGGACGTGAACGTCGTGTTCCCGCTCGACCGGCTGCGCGAACTGGAGAGCGAGGGGGAGATCGGGTCGGTGGCCGACTTCCACTACTCGCTGATGGGCGCCGGCTGGCCTCCCGAGGCGATCGAACCGACGGTGCGCGAACTCGCCGCACGGCTCAGGGAGGACGAGGTGGAGGCTGTCTGCCTCTGTCCTGTATGA
- a CDS encoding MmgE/PrpD family protein, which translates to MRLANHLWDRFGRLTLDDIPESARTVAGQCVLDWFGCALVGSREPLSGILRDELGGQAGPCSIVGTELRCAPGVAALVNGAAGHALDFDDTHSMMGGHPTVPVFPAALAQAQEMGASGERLLVAFVVGVEVESRVGALIGGVAYKKGWHSTSTIGVHGAAAAACHLMSASNEQFAHALGLAASQASGLKANFGTMTKPFHAGHAAERGLLSARLAMRGFTSNPEAVDGRQGYADAAASGHEEVNWERLEEQDDRFLIEDTLFKYHAACYLTHAAIESVGRLRPRLAAEGVAAGDVEKAVVTVHPGLLDVCGIPEPKTGLEAKFSLVATTSLAMLGIDTTDTGTFVDETLDDPEVVRMIDRVEVRTDRGLGHTQARVELRANGHSLEEFHDTGIPATDLEAQGAKLAVKMTGLTAPLLGTEASDRLREVSLRLDAVGDVRDLTGLAAISREAV; encoded by the coding sequence ATGAGACTTGCCAACCATCTCTGGGACCGTTTCGGTCGCCTGACCCTGGACGACATTCCCGAGTCGGCCCGCACCGTCGCGGGCCAGTGCGTGCTCGACTGGTTCGGTTGCGCGCTGGTCGGCAGCCGCGAGCCGCTGTCCGGGATCCTGCGTGATGAGCTCGGCGGCCAGGCCGGACCGTGCTCCATCGTGGGCACGGAGTTACGGTGCGCGCCAGGGGTTGCCGCACTGGTCAACGGCGCGGCCGGTCACGCACTGGACTTCGACGACACGCACAGCATGATGGGCGGGCATCCGACTGTGCCGGTGTTCCCGGCTGCCCTGGCGCAAGCCCAGGAGATGGGCGCGAGCGGCGAGCGGCTGCTGGTCGCCTTCGTCGTCGGCGTGGAGGTGGAGTCGCGGGTCGGCGCACTCATCGGAGGCGTTGCCTACAAGAAGGGCTGGCACTCGACGTCGACGATCGGCGTCCATGGCGCCGCGGCCGCGGCATGCCACCTGATGAGCGCGAGCAACGAGCAGTTCGCGCACGCGCTTGGGCTGGCCGCATCGCAGGCGAGCGGCCTCAAGGCGAACTTCGGCACGATGACGAAGCCGTTCCACGCCGGTCACGCCGCCGAGCGCGGCCTGCTGTCGGCGCGGCTGGCGATGCGGGGCTTCACCTCGAACCCCGAAGCTGTCGACGGCCGGCAGGGCTACGCCGACGCGGCGGCCTCGGGCCACGAGGAGGTCAACTGGGAGCGGCTCGAGGAGCAGGACGACCGCTTCCTGATCGAGGACACGCTGTTCAAGTACCACGCGGCTTGCTACCTGACGCATGCGGCCATCGAGTCGGTTGGGCGGCTGCGGCCGCGGTTGGCGGCCGAGGGGGTCGCGGCGGGGGATGTCGAGAAGGCGGTCGTCACGGTGCATCCGGGGTTGCTCGACGTCTGCGGCATTCCGGAGCCGAAGACCGGGCTGGAGGCGAAGTTCAGCCTGGTTGCCACGACGTCGCTGGCGATGCTGGGGATCGACACGACGGACACCGGGACGTTTGTTGATGAGACGCTCGACGATCCCGAGGTCGTGCGGATGATCGACAGGGTCGAGGTGCGGACGGATCGCGGGCTTGGTCACACGCAGGCCCGGGTCGAGCTGCGCGCGAATGGACACTCGCTCGAGGAGTTCCATGACACGGGGATCCCGGCTACGGACCTGGAAGCGCAGGGAGCGAAGCTGGCGGTGAAGATGACCGGGCTGACGGCGCCGTTGCTGGGGACGGAGGCGAGTGATCGGTTGCGGGAGGTGTCGTTGCGGCTGGACGCGGTGGGGGACGTTCGCGATCTCACTGGGCTCGCCGCCATTTCTCGCGAAGCCGTGTAG
- a CDS encoding tRNA-binding protein: protein MKPAEVKPAISIDVVNQLDARVGTIESVTDVEGSSKLVRLRVDFGDHKRTILAGMKQEREDPAEIEGRQALFIVNLEPRKMMGEISEGMIFDVGYEDGIQPALLLPERPVPNGARAG from the coding sequence ATGAAGCCCGCGGAGGTCAAGCCCGCAATCAGTATCGATGTCGTCAACCAGCTCGACGCTCGGGTCGGCACGATCGAGAGCGTCACGGATGTCGAAGGGTCCAGCAAGCTCGTGCGACTCAGGGTCGACTTCGGCGACCACAAGCGGACGATCCTCGCGGGGATGAAACAGGAGCGCGAAGACCCGGCCGAGATCGAAGGTCGTCAGGCGTTGTTCATCGTCAACCTGGAGCCGAGGAAGATGATGGGGGAGATCTCGGAGGGCATGATCTTCGACGTCGGCTACGAGGACGGGATTCAACCGGCGTTGTTGCTCCCGGAGCGGCCGGTGCCGAACGGCGCTCGGGCTGGTTGA
- a CDS encoding NAD-dependent succinate-semialdehyde dehydrogenase, whose amino-acid sequence MTIAASVDTRVPTSLPDLVDPGLLRSQAYIDGQWVDADSGETFAVENPANGEVLADVANCGAAETRRAIAAAGRALKSWRQTTVKERAALLRRWFDLMMSSQEDLARILTAEQGKPLAESRGEIAYGANYVEWFAEEAKRVYGDTIPGPSNDKRIVAIRQPIGVVAGITPWNFPNALLTRKIAPALAAGCTVVCKPANETPLSGFALAELAESAGIPAGAVNILCGKTEEIGRELTSNPTVRKLSFTGSTAVGKLLMAQCAGTMKRTSMELGGNAPFIVFDDADLDAAVEGAMICKFRNAGQTCVCANRIFVQEGVYDEFTDKLAEAVAGMKMGDGTEDGVTIGPLIHRQAADKVMGFIEDAVDRGATIESGGGPSDLGECFLEPTILSGVTDDMRCFREEVFGPVVPLMKFSTEEEAIAMANDTEFGLASYFYARDVGRIWRVSEALEYGIVGINEGIISNEMAPFGGVKESGQGREGSKYGLDDYLEIKYMCIGGIEA is encoded by the coding sequence ATGACTATCGCCGCCTCCGTAGACACCCGCGTCCCCACGTCCCTCCCCGACCTGGTCGACCCGGGTCTGCTCCGGTCCCAGGCCTACATCGATGGCCAGTGGGTCGACGCCGACTCCGGCGAGACCTTCGCCGTCGAGAACCCGGCCAACGGCGAAGTCCTGGCCGACGTCGCCAACTGCGGCGCGGCCGAGACCCGGCGCGCGATCGCGGCGGCGGGCCGCGCCCTGAAGAGCTGGCGCCAGACCACCGTCAAGGAGCGCGCCGCGCTGCTGCGCCGCTGGTTCGACCTGATGATGTCGAGCCAGGAAGACCTGGCGCGGATCCTGACCGCCGAGCAGGGCAAGCCGCTGGCCGAGTCCCGCGGCGAGATCGCCTACGGCGCGAACTACGTCGAGTGGTTCGCCGAGGAGGCCAAGCGCGTCTACGGCGACACGATCCCCGGGCCGTCCAACGACAAGCGGATCGTCGCGATCCGGCAGCCGATCGGCGTCGTGGCGGGCATCACCCCCTGGAACTTCCCGAACGCCCTGCTCACCCGGAAGATCGCGCCGGCCCTGGCCGCCGGCTGCACCGTGGTCTGCAAACCGGCGAACGAGACGCCGCTCTCCGGCTTCGCGCTGGCCGAACTCGCCGAGAGCGCCGGCATTCCCGCGGGCGCCGTCAACATCCTCTGCGGCAAGACGGAGGAGATCGGCCGGGAGCTGACCTCCAACCCGACCGTCCGCAAGCTCAGCTTCACCGGCTCCACCGCGGTCGGCAAGCTGCTCATGGCCCAGTGCGCCGGCACGATGAAGCGCACGTCGATGGAGCTCGGCGGCAACGCGCCGTTCATCGTCTTCGACGACGCGGACCTCGACGCGGCGGTCGAAGGCGCGATGATCTGCAAGTTCCGGAACGCCGGCCAGACCTGCGTCTGCGCCAACCGCATCTTCGTCCAGGAGGGCGTCTACGACGAGTTCACCGACAAGCTCGCCGAGGCCGTGGCCGGCATGAAGATGGGCGACGGCACCGAAGACGGCGTGACGATCGGACCGCTCATCCACCGCCAGGCCGCCGACAAGGTGATGGGCTTCATCGAAGACGCCGTCGACCGCGGCGCCACCATCGAGTCCGGCGGCGGACCCTCCGATCTCGGCGAGTGCTTCCTCGAACCCACGATCCTCTCCGGCGTGACGGACGACATGCGCTGCTTCCGCGAAGAGGTCTTCGGCCCCGTCGTGCCGCTGATGAAGTTCAGCACCGAAGAAGAAGCGATCGCCATGGCCAACGACACCGAGTTCGGCCTGGCCAGCTACTTCTACGCCCGCGACGTCGGCCGCATCTGGCGCGTCAGCGAGGCGCTGGAGTACGGCATCGTGGGGATCAACGAAGGCATCATCTCCAACGAGATGGCCCCCTTCGGCGGCGTCAAGGAATCCGGCCAGGGCCGGGAGGGGTCGAAGTACGGCTTGGACGACTACCTCGAGATCAAGTACATGTGCATCGGGGGGATCGAGGCGTAG
- a CDS encoding TlpA disulfide reductase family protein, producing the protein MPVAPLEERKTPPVFDGAYRREELWMAQERRSLPASLGVLVVLLVGGSQASLAGSPGSPAIDHLLEPESVVPVTSAEFEAILEHHRGNAVIVNFWATWCAPCLKELPDLDRLQQEYHDQGLKVIAVSIDRPKTLEKMVQPYSAKHAPNLVSYLAVGEKKSVSRIGSFRAARKLVHTIYSEWDGKVPATVVLDAGGARLTAFTGSRTYSEFKTFVQEHLEALPKGNPR; encoded by the coding sequence GTGCCGGTCGCACCGTTAGAGGAGCGAAAGACTCCGCCAGTGTTCGATGGCGCGTACCGCCGAGAGGAGCTATGGATGGCTCAGGAAAGACGTTCTCTACCGGCATCTCTGGGGGTGTTAGTCGTCCTGCTGGTCGGTGGCTCACAGGCGTCCCTGGCTGGATCTCCGGGCAGCCCGGCCATCGACCATCTCCTGGAGCCCGAGTCGGTCGTGCCGGTGACTTCAGCCGAGTTCGAGGCCATCCTGGAGCACCATCGGGGTAACGCGGTCATCGTCAACTTCTGGGCCACCTGGTGCGCGCCCTGCCTGAAGGAACTGCCGGATCTCGATCGGCTTCAGCAGGAGTACCACGACCAGGGCTTGAAGGTGATCGCTGTCTCCATCGACCGACCGAAGACGCTCGAGAAGATGGTGCAGCCTTACTCTGCGAAGCACGCACCGAACCTTGTTTCGTACCTTGCTGTAGGCGAGAAGAAGTCGGTCTCCCGGATAGGCAGCTTCAGGGCCGCGCGGAAGCTTGTGCACACCATCTACTCGGAGTGGGACGGCAAGGTTCCCGCGACTGTCGTCTTGGATGCGGGAGGCGCTCGGTTGACGGCTTTCACAGGATCGAGAACGTATTCGGAGTTCAAGACCTTCGTGCAGGAGCACCTGGAGGCACTACCGAAAGGAAACCCTCGGTGA
- a CDS encoding CoA ester lyase, which translates to MRLRRSELAVPASNPRMVEKSASSDADLVFLDLEDAVAPDKKEGARQIAIDGLNDLDWTGKVRSVRVNDHTTRWAVDDVISVVEGAGENLDIIILPKVKEPRDIWFFETMLDGLEQKLGLDRRIGLEALIEEAEGLANVEAIATCSDRLEALILGFGDLSASMGMRFGHELDKDYRYPGDMWSAHRVRMIAACRAAGIDAIDGPFGDFRNDKAYLKQATYAATLGAVGKWCIHPNQIPLANDVFAPSPREIEQARKMVDLYNESVKAGAGAGGKGGQLVDAATLRIYQPVLDRARATGKL; encoded by the coding sequence ATGCGACTGAGACGTTCCGAGCTGGCCGTGCCCGCCAGCAACCCCAGGATGGTCGAGAAGTCGGCCTCAAGCGACGCCGACCTCGTCTTCCTCGACCTGGAAGACGCCGTCGCGCCGGACAAGAAGGAGGGCGCCCGCCAGATCGCCATCGACGGCCTGAACGACCTCGACTGGACAGGCAAGGTGCGCTCCGTCCGCGTCAACGACCACACCACCCGCTGGGCCGTCGACGACGTGATCAGCGTGGTCGAAGGCGCCGGCGAGAACCTCGACATCATCATCCTGCCCAAGGTCAAGGAGCCGCGCGACATCTGGTTCTTCGAGACGATGCTCGACGGCCTGGAGCAGAAGCTCGGGCTTGACCGCAGGATCGGCCTCGAGGCGTTGATCGAGGAAGCCGAGGGCCTCGCCAACGTCGAAGCGATCGCCACCTGCTCAGACCGCCTCGAAGCGCTCATCCTCGGCTTCGGCGACCTCTCCGCCAGCATGGGCATGCGCTTCGGCCACGAACTCGACAAGGACTACCGCTACCCCGGCGACATGTGGTCCGCCCACCGCGTCCGCATGATCGCCGCCTGCCGCGCCGCCGGCATCGACGCCATCGACGGCCCCTTCGGCGACTTCCGCAACGACAAGGCCTACCTCAAGCAGGCCACCTACGCCGCCACCCTCGGCGCCGTCGGCAAGTGGTGCATCCATCCGAACCAGATTCCGCTCGCCAACGACGTCTTCGCGCCGTCGCCCAGGGAGATCGAGCAGGCGCGGAAGATGGTCGATCTGTACAACGAGTCGGTGAAGGCGGGCGCCGGGGCCGGCGGCAAGGGTGGGCAGTTGGTGGATGCGGCGACGTTGCGGATCTACCAGCCGGTGCTGGATCGGGCGAGGGCTACGGGGAAGCTGTAG
- a CDS encoding MaoC family dehydratase: MPDPDFSTFPLKKKGNRYQDFEEGRTFQHHWGRTLSEADNALFATSTMRFTPLYFNAEYARAHGHDSVVIDPLLVLCTVVGMSVEDLSEGGGPFLGVNDVKFHRPVYPGDTITGKSRVVGRRESGSRPHFGIVTWETEAFNQHGEKVVSYQRTNLVAKRREATP; encoded by the coding sequence ATGCCCGACCCCGACTTCTCCACCTTCCCGCTCAAGAAGAAGGGCAACCGCTACCAGGACTTCGAGGAAGGCCGGACCTTCCAGCACCACTGGGGCCGCACCCTGAGCGAAGCGGACAACGCTCTCTTCGCCACGTCGACGATGCGGTTCACGCCGCTCTACTTCAACGCCGAGTACGCGCGCGCCCACGGCCACGACTCGGTGGTCATCGACCCGTTGCTCGTGCTCTGCACGGTCGTCGGCATGTCGGTCGAAGACCTCTCCGAGGGCGGCGGGCCGTTCCTCGGCGTGAACGACGTGAAGTTCCACCGGCCGGTCTACCCGGGCGACACGATCACGGGAAAGAGCCGCGTCGTCGGCCGCCGCGAGTCCGGCTCCAGGCCGCACTTCGGCATCGTCACCTGGGAGACGGAGGCCTTCAACCAGCACGGCGAGAAGGTCGTCAGCTACCAGCGCACCAACCTGGTCGCCAAGCGGCGCGAGGCAACCCCATGA
- a CDS encoding alpha/beta hydrolase, which produces MPTFAKRVGRYLDLEVQGVSYEVYFESAGNPDGIPLVLQHTAGSDGRQWRHQLEDERIGRHFHLLAYDLPYHAKSVPPAGVEWWKQEYRLTKSFLLDFVAAFVGELQLEDPVYMGSSIGGHLALDLALHRAGLFQAVIGLEAAIKSDPGNIDLLDHPEINNGYKGELMIGITSPEAPEAFRREVGWCYSQGAPRVFRGDLFYWGTDHDLGDRASEIDTSQTRVFLLTGEYDAATPPEASKEVAAQIEGATYRTMKGLGHFPMSEDPERFYGYIEPVLAEIVGDQTRLGSPDFSPAAAAGS; this is translated from the coding sequence ATGCCCACGTTCGCGAAACGCGTCGGCCGCTACCTGGACCTCGAAGTTCAGGGCGTTTCCTACGAGGTCTACTTCGAGTCGGCCGGGAACCCGGACGGCATCCCGCTGGTGCTCCAGCACACCGCCGGCTCCGACGGCCGCCAGTGGCGCCACCAGCTGGAAGACGAGCGGATCGGCCGGCACTTCCACCTGCTGGCCTACGACCTGCCCTACCACGCCAAGTCCGTGCCGCCGGCGGGCGTCGAGTGGTGGAAGCAGGAGTACAGGCTGACGAAGAGCTTCCTGCTCGACTTCGTCGCCGCCTTCGTCGGCGAACTCCAGCTCGAAGACCCGGTCTACATGGGCAGTTCGATCGGCGGTCATTTGGCGCTCGACCTCGCCCTGCACCGCGCGGGGCTGTTCCAGGCCGTCATCGGGCTGGAGGCGGCGATCAAGTCGGACCCCGGCAACATCGACCTGCTCGACCACCCCGAGATCAACAACGGCTACAAGGGCGAGCTGATGATCGGCATCACGTCGCCAGAGGCGCCCGAGGCGTTCCGCCGTGAGGTCGGCTGGTGCTACAGCCAGGGCGCGCCGCGCGTGTTCCGGGGCGACCTCTTCTACTGGGGCACCGACCACGACCTTGGCGATCGCGCCTCGGAGATCGACACGTCGCAGACGCGGGTGTTCCTGCTGACCGGCGAGTACGACGCGGCCACGCCGCCCGAGGCGTCCAAAGAAGTTGCCGCGCAGATCGAGGGCGCGACGTACCGGACGATGAAGGGCCTGGGCCACTTCCCGATGTCCGAGGACCCGGAGCGGTTCTACGGCTACATCGAGCCGGTGCTGGCGGAGATCGTCGGCGATCAGACGCGGCTGGGCTCGCCGGACTTTTCTCCGGCTGCGGCCGCGGGTAGCTAG
- a CDS encoding TraB/GumN family protein translates to MIWRALLLAASAAVPGAIAQEDDASQPTPVDVVEEEIKVVGDLPGPPLWKVTRDDHVLWILGTPEWVPDDLLWQSDSVEHMLAHSSELLTSPAVAVTASNPVRVMRALRQYRRTRRIPDRGALEDLLSEDLYKLFQETSLRYAPKRNDLERLRPSVVAKELFDSAAQSAGLEPGRTIHREIEKRARKRNVKEVATVLSQRYKDSPIVDSIEEMSATVERTCLEKRLQGLDAQLEALTRLAAAWAEGDLASLRAHPGDPATEACDPWRLALDSEELNRMDSRSWELWLENADRALSNNDSTFAILPLKALLRADGLLSRLRERGYEVVEPDETPLGEEGG, encoded by the coding sequence GTGATCTGGAGAGCCTTGCTACTCGCGGCCTCGGCGGCAGTGCCGGGAGCAATCGCCCAGGAGGACGACGCATCCCAGCCCACCCCAGTGGATGTCGTCGAGGAAGAGATCAAGGTCGTGGGAGATCTCCCTGGGCCGCCCCTCTGGAAGGTCACCAGGGACGACCACGTCTTGTGGATCCTTGGTACTCCAGAGTGGGTGCCGGACGATCTACTCTGGCAATCGGACTCCGTCGAACACATGCTGGCCCACTCCAGCGAGTTGCTGACATCCCCAGCCGTGGCCGTCACGGCGTCAAACCCGGTCCGAGTCATGCGGGCCCTCAGGCAATACAGGCGCACACGACGAATCCCGGACCGTGGAGCCCTGGAGGACCTGCTGTCAGAGGACCTGTACAAGCTCTTTCAGGAAACCAGCCTCAGATACGCGCCGAAGCGAAACGATCTCGAGAGATTACGGCCTAGCGTCGTGGCCAAGGAGCTCTTCGACTCCGCGGCACAATCCGCAGGCCTGGAGCCAGGCCGTACGATTCATCGGGAAATCGAGAAGAGAGCCAGGAAGCGCAACGTCAAGGAGGTCGCAACGGTACTCTCCCAGCGCTACAAGGATTCGCCTATTGTCGATTCGATCGAGGAAATGTCGGCCACTGTGGAGCGAACCTGTCTTGAGAAACGTCTTCAAGGTCTCGATGCCCAGCTCGAGGCGCTGACGCGTCTTGCCGCTGCCTGGGCCGAAGGCGATCTCGCTTCGCTTAGGGCCCATCCAGGCGATCCGGCCACGGAGGCCTGCGATCCCTGGCGACTGGCCCTCGACTCAGAGGAGCTGAACCGGATGGACTCGCGGAGCTGGGAACTCTGGCTCGAGAACGCCGATCGCGCATTGAGCAACAACGACTCCACTTTCGCCATCCTGCCTCTCAAAGCCCTGCTCCGGGCAGACGGACTTCTGTCGCGGCTCCGAGAGAGAGGCTATGAAGTCGTGGAGCCCGACGAAACTCCTCTGGGCGAAGAGGGAGGCTAG
- a CDS encoding acyl-CoA dehydrogenase family protein has protein sequence MNDISPAAVGYMTPEREMLRRIARDFTDREVLPVANELDPKKESIPQSLIDQMGELGFFGIVIPEEYGGAGLGAFEYCLVAEELARGWMSVASIIARGNGFYRSIPFEGEERRKRIELMAQGKYLGALAMSEPEVGSDISSITCRARVEDDHWVITGNKYWCTFADGANFIQVIARTEGDPSKRHAALTGIGIEKPPGELPEGVTGSPIPKIGYHGWKTWELHFENVRVPITKRQKEAKGQAFYGMARGLESARAHTAARSIGLAQGALEQAIAYSKERIQFRRPIADFQAIRFKIANMAAEVEAARQLNYSVCAKIDTGVSCAKEAAMVKYYAAEMSERVCSDALQVLAGAGYTTDYPVERYWRDARLTKIFEGTSEIMLKIVSDALLGKPSRRS, from the coding sequence ATGAACGACATTTCACCCGCCGCCGTCGGTTACATGACCCCGGAGCGCGAGATGCTCCGCCGGATCGCGCGGGACTTCACGGACAGGGAGGTCCTCCCGGTCGCCAACGAGCTCGACCCGAAGAAGGAGTCGATCCCGCAGTCGTTGATCGACCAGATGGGCGAGCTGGGCTTCTTCGGCATCGTGATCCCGGAGGAGTACGGTGGCGCCGGGCTGGGCGCGTTCGAGTACTGCCTGGTGGCCGAGGAGCTGGCGCGGGGCTGGATGAGCGTGGCGAGCATCATCGCCCGCGGTAACGGCTTCTACCGCTCGATCCCGTTCGAGGGCGAGGAGCGGCGGAAGCGCATCGAGCTGATGGCGCAGGGCAAGTACCTCGGCGCGCTCGCCATGTCGGAGCCGGAGGTCGGCTCGGACATCTCGTCGATCACCTGCCGGGCGCGGGTCGAGGACGACCACTGGGTGATCACCGGCAACAAGTACTGGTGCACGTTCGCGGATGGGGCGAACTTCATCCAGGTCATTGCGCGGACGGAGGGCGACCCGTCGAAGCGCCACGCCGCGCTGACCGGGATCGGCATCGAGAAGCCGCCCGGCGAGCTGCCCGAGGGCGTCACCGGCTCGCCGATCCCGAAGATCGGGTACCACGGGTGGAAGACCTGGGAACTCCACTTCGAGAACGTCCGCGTGCCGATCACGAAGCGCCAGAAGGAGGCCAAGGGCCAGGCGTTCTACGGCATGGCGCGCGGACTCGAGAGCGCCCGGGCCCACACGGCGGCGCGCTCGATCGGCCTCGCCCAGGGTGCGCTGGAGCAGGCGATCGCCTACTCGAAGGAGCGCATCCAGTTCCGGCGGCCGATCGCCGACTTCCAGGCGATCCGCTTCAAGATCGCGAACATGGCGGCCGAGGTCGAGGCGGCGCGCCAGTTGAACTACTCGGTCTGCGCCAAGATCGACACCGGCGTGTCCTGCGCCAAGGAGGCGGCGATGGTGAAGTACTACGCCGCCGAGATGTCGGAGCGGGTGTGCTCCGACGCGCTGCAGGTGCTGGCCGGCGCCGGCTACACGACGGACTACCCGGTCGAGCGCTACTGGCGCGACGCGAGGCTGACGAAGATCTTCGAGGGGACGTCGGAGATCATGCTGAAGATCGTGTCCGACGCGCTGCTGGGGAAGCCGTCGAGGAGGAGTTGA
- a CDS encoding CoA transferase, producing MSPDARARGPLSDLVVIDCTMALAGPFGSAILADLGADVIKVEPPTGDMSRPSPPIPEDFIHPAQGKAGVDGGCDFGGYFGSINRNKRSISLDLKDEADRETFLRLCEQADAVLENMRAGVMDRLGLSYETIRERNPKIVYAALRGFGDPRTGESPHSDWPAFDIVAQAMGGFAHVNGPRGDDERPGGGYPGGASVGDLFPGTLMALGVVAGVHHARRTGRGQFMDVAMVDGVNLLCESVFANYGSSLRHQLPPRGKHHHSLSPFGIYDAKDGGVAIAAPTPTQWEILCQEMGRPDLVEDERTKNFWSRRENREFVEAVVSGWTGAHTRDEIVEALAGRVPCGPVQTAADIFESPHTAVREMVAEVELPGENAPVRIVGCPIKYTETKTGVRRRAPLLDEHRDEILAQFGLDAGPDGEGKEK from the coding sequence GTGAGCCCGGACGCCCGGGCACGCGGGCCGCTCAGCGACCTCGTCGTCATCGACTGCACGATGGCGCTCGCCGGGCCGTTCGGCTCGGCCATCCTCGCCGACCTCGGCGCCGACGTGATCAAGGTCGAGCCGCCCACCGGCGACATGTCCCGCCCCTCGCCGCCCATCCCCGAGGACTTCATCCACCCGGCCCAGGGCAAGGCGGGGGTCGACGGCGGCTGCGACTTCGGCGGCTACTTCGGCAGCATCAACCGCAACAAGCGCAGCATCTCGCTCGACCTGAAGGACGAAGCCGACCGCGAAACCTTCCTCCGCCTGTGCGAGCAGGCCGACGCGGTGCTCGAGAACATGCGCGCCGGCGTGATGGACCGGCTCGGGCTGAGCTACGAGACGATCCGCGAGCGCAACCCGAAGATCGTCTACGCGGCGCTGCGCGGCTTCGGCGACCCGCGGACCGGCGAGAGCCCCCACTCCGACTGGCCCGCCTTCGACATCGTCGCCCAGGCGATGGGCGGCTTCGCCCACGTCAACGGCCCCCGGGGCGACGACGAACGTCCCGGCGGGGGCTACCCAGGCGGCGCCTCCGTCGGCGACCTGTTTCCCGGCACGCTGATGGCGCTCGGCGTCGTCGCCGGGGTCCACCACGCGCGGCGGACCGGCAGGGGTCAGTTCATGGACGTCGCGATGGTCGACGGCGTCAACCTGCTGTGCGAGTCCGTGTTCGCGAACTACGGCTCCAGCCTGCGCCACCAGCTCCCGCCGCGCGGCAAGCACCACCACAGCCTGTCCCCGTTCGGCATCTACGACGCGAAGGACGGCGGCGTGGCGATCGCGGCGCCGACGCCGACGCAGTGGGAGATCCTCTGCCAGGAGATGGGCCGGCCCGACCTGGTGGAGGACGAGCGCACGAAGAACTTCTGGTCGCGCCGCGAGAACCGGGAGTTTGTGGAGGCGGTCGTCTCCGGGTGGACCGGCGCGCACACCCGCGACGAGATCGTCGAGGCGCTCGCCGGCCGGGTCCCGTGCGGCCCGGTGCAGACCGCGGCCGACATCTTCGAGAGCCCCCACACCGCCGTCCGCGAGATGGTCGCCGAAGTCGAGCTGCCGGGCGAGAACGCGCCGGTCCGGATCGTGGGCTGCCCGATCAAGTACACCGAGACGAAGACCGGCGTGCGGCGCCGGGCGCCCCTGCTCGACGAGCACCGGGACGAGATCCTCGCCCAGTTCGGGCTGGACGCCGGGCCGGACGGGGAAGGCAAGGAGAAGTGA
- a CDS encoding MaoC family dehydratase: MTTALTSPSTYFEDFAAGQKMQHARGTTIEEVESQLLTKLVMNTADGHFNEDRMQKSPFGRRLVFGLVTGSTVIGLATQDTAENALAELGLDRMRFRAPVFLGDSLTAYTEVLDTRDADRDDAGVVRFKHWGTKQDGTIVFEGEREVLIKRRSHWGS; encoded by the coding sequence ATGACCACCGCCCTCACGTCGCCGTCCACCTACTTCGAGGACTTCGCCGCCGGCCAGAAGATGCAGCACGCCCGCGGCACGACGATCGAGGAGGTCGAGAGCCAACTCCTGACCAAGCTCGTCATGAACACCGCCGACGGCCACTTCAACGAGGACCGCATGCAGAAGTCGCCCTTCGGCCGGCGGCTCGTGTTCGGCCTGGTCACCGGCTCGACGGTGATCGGCCTGGCGACCCAGGACACGGCCGAGAACGCGCTCGCCGAACTCGGCCTCGACAGGATGCGGTTCCGCGCGCCGGTCTTCCTCGGCGACTCGCTGACCGCCTACACCGAGGTGCTCGACACTCGCGACGCCGACCGCGACGACGCCGGCGTCGTCCGCTTCAAGCACTGGGGCACGAAGCAGGACGGCACGATCGTCTTCGAGGGCGAGCGCGAGGTGCTGATCAAGCGCCGCTCGCACTGGGGGTCGTAG